GGCAATCGCCTCCTGCACCGCTTCGGCGGGATGCGTCTTGGAGACCGCCATCAACTGAACCTCGTTGCGGCTCCTGCCTGCACGGCGGCAGGCGGCATCGATCTGCTCCTCGATGCGCGTGAGCCTTTGGGAGAAGGTCAGGGTTTCTTCGTGATTCACGGCAGGCCAACCTTTTGTTCAGATGGTGGAACGCTCCTGCAGAGTATCCCTATCCGTGCAGGCAGGTTCGGCGTAATCTCTTGCGTAACGATTTCCAGGGGAGTTGGCATTCCGGCTATTTCAGGGCCTTTGTAGAGCGGATTTTTTGAGGAAGGGTAGCATGACCGATTCCCATTTGCTGAATTGGCGTGATTCCCGTGCATTTCACGTACTCTGGATCCAGACTCTCAGGATAAATGGAGGACGCTGGACGTGGCCCGGAAATTGCAATTTCATGGGCTTCCGATAATCCATGCATTTTTGTGATTCTGTTGGAATAACGGTCGATATAGGTGTGTAGAAGTTGAACGCGAGGTTACAACGGTCGTTCATTCGCAAGATGTGATGCAGGATGTGAAAGGAATTGCAGTATGGATAGCCTATTTTGGACGATGGATCAAGTCCCAGCATGGCTGTGGATCGCAGCCGCGGTGGGGCTGGTGATCGCGCTGATGGTGCGAAACCAGCGCCAGGCCTATGCTTACGGCGTGTGGGATGCGATCCACAGCCCCAATGCGCCGGCCGTAAAGGAAGTGCTGAATACGGTGGAACGCAGGGCATGGCGGGATGGTGAGGTTGCAAACCTTTTTGCAACAAATGTGCAGTTAACTGGTACGACGAGCAAGCGGCAGCATCTTCTGTAGTTTCTTCGGCCCTGCGGGGTTTCTGCCCCTCGATGCAGGTGCGAGCGGATCAGCTCGCGATTTTTCCAAAACTTTCTTCTCATTTTTTGAAGCAAACCGCTGTTTGCGAATTTGCGGAATTGCGCCTGTGCGTCTCGGTCCATGCGCGTCGGCGGATTCCTGTCGCTTTGCAGGGCAATTTCCCTTCTGGAGTTGCTGGGTAGTTACCTATGCTCCAGGAGGGAGTTGCCCTGCTTTTGCCGCATTGGCAGGAGCGGAGAAGACTTTAGCGATCGTGTTCTTCGAGGTATTTTTCCACCTCGAGCGCAGCCATGCAGCCGGAGCCAGCGGCGGTGATGGCCTGCCGGTAACGCCGGTCCTGCACGTCGCCACAGGCGAATACGCCGGGGACGCGAGTGAAGACGTTATCGTGGGTGACGATGTAGCCGTCGGAGTCGAGGTCGATCTGGCCTTCAAACATTGCGGCGTTGGGATTGTGTCCGATGCCGAGAAAGACGCCGCTCAGAGGGAGGATGCTCTCCTCTTTGGTGACGGTGTTACTGAGGCGCAATCCGCTCACTTCCTTCTCCTCCACGCCCAGGACCTCCAGCACCGCAGTGTTGGTGAGGAAGTCAATCGTAGGATGCGCCATCGCGCGCTCCAACATGATCTTGGAGGCGCGGAACTGGTCGCGGCGATGGATGAGCGTGACCTTTGAGGCAAACCGCGTCAGGAAGAGCGCTTCCTCCATTGCCGAGTCTCCACCGCCGATGACGGCAATCTCTTTCCCATTGAAAAAGAAGCCATCGCAGGTAGCGCAGGAGCTGACGCCGTGGCCGATCAGGGCCTGCTCCGATGGGAGGCCGAGCCAGCGGGCAGAGGCTCCACTGGCGATGATCAGAGTGTGCGCTCGCACTACTTCGCTGCCCAGATTGAGATGGAAGGGGCGGCGTGAGAGATCGACCGAGACGAGATGGGCCATCTTGAACTCGGCACCAAAGCGGGCGGCCTGCTGCTTCATGTTTTCGATGAGCTGAGGGCCCTGGATTCCCTCGGGCCATCCGGGAAAATTCTCCACCAGCGTGGTGATGGAGAGCTGACCGCCGGGCTCATGGCCTTCCAGAACGAGAGGTTTCAGGTTTGCGCGGGCGGTATAAATGGCTGCCGTGAGTCCCGCACAACCGGAGCCGAGAATGACAGTATTACGAATCGTTTCGGACATAGAAGTTCCTTTGATTGTACTGGCCTGCGAGGCAGAACGGCACGCGCCTTTGCAGGGCCCTCCGCGAAAAGATTGCTGATTGGAAGATGCTTGAGGGCGGGAA
This window of the Acidisarcina sp. genome carries:
- the trxB gene encoding thioredoxin-disulfide reductase, with product MSETIRNTVILGSGCAGLTAAIYTARANLKPLVLEGHEPGGQLSITTLVENFPGWPEGIQGPQLIENMKQQAARFGAEFKMAHLVSVDLSRRPFHLNLGSEVVRAHTLIIASGASARWLGLPSEQALIGHGVSSCATCDGFFFNGKEIAVIGGGDSAMEEALFLTRFASKVTLIHRRDQFRASKIMLERAMAHPTIDFLTNTAVLEVLGVEEKEVSGLRLSNTVTKEESILPLSGVFLGIGHNPNAAMFEGQIDLDSDGYIVTHDNVFTRVPGVFACGDVQDRRYRQAITAAGSGCMAALEVEKYLEEHDR